In Deinococcus irradiatisoli, the genomic stretch GCAGGGCGGCAAGCTGCACACCATTACCGGCAGCAATTCCGAAGGCGAGGCCAGCGGCTGCGTCAACGTGATGCGCAATTTCCTGAAAGGCAAGTGAGGTAACCCTCGTTTACATGCCGGGCGGCTAAGCTGAGCCGGCATGCTGGCCCTTCCAAGCTCCACCAACGCCGCCGAGACGCTACGCGACCTGGCCTTCGAGTTGGGGTTCGACGTGGCGGGCTGGGCCTCCGGGCAGGTGCCGCGCGAGGCGTGGCAGGGATACGGCGAGTGGCTGGGCAGCGGGCGTCAGGCCGGGATGACGTATCTGGAAACCGGGGCCTGGCGCCGGGCCGACCTCTCCACGTCCCTGCTGGCCGCGCCGCAGGTGGGCCGGGTGCTGGCGCTGGGCATCAGCCACGCGTTCGAGGAACTTGTCCCGCCGCCCGGCGGACTGCGGGCCGGGCGGGTGGCCCGCTACGCCTGGACCCCGGATTACCACGCCCAGATCGAACCGCGGCTCTCGCGGCTGGTGCGCGAGGCCGCCGCGCTGGGGGTGCGGGCACGCGGCTACGTGGACCACGGCCCGGTCATGGAGCGCGACCTGGCCGGGCGGGCTTTTCTCGGCTGGCACGCCAAATCCGGCATGCTGGTCAGCACCGAACTGGGCGCCTTCGTGACGCTGGCCGTGCTGCTCACCGATTTGCCCGACGAGGGCGACGGCCCGGCGCACCCCGACCGCTGCGGCCGTTGCACCCGCTGCGTCTCGGCCTGCCCCACCGGGGCCATCGACGCCGACCGGGCCATCGACGCCGGCAAGTGCGTGTCGTACCTGACCATCGAGCACCGGGGGCCGGTGCCGTGGGAGAGGCGGCCCGGCATCGGCGAGTGGCTGCTGGGCTGCGACGTGTGCTGCGCGGTGTGTCCCTGGAGCCTCAAGGCCGGAGCGCTGGCCCAGGCCCTCCAGCCCGACCCGGAACTGGCCTACCCCGATCTGCTGGGCTTCTTCGGGTTGTCGGAGCGGGAGTTCGAGCGCCGTTACGGCCACACCGCCCACGCCCGGCCCCGCCGCAAGGGCATGGCCCGCAACGCCGTGACGGTGGCCGGTAATTTGCGGGAGGAGCGCCTGCGCCCGGTGCTGGACCTCGCTGCCGCCGACCCGGCCTGGGAAGTGCGCGAGGCTGCCACTTACGCCCTGACGTGCTGGCAAGACGTGGCTGGACTCGAAAAGCTGCGCTTCGACCCCCACGAACAGGTGCGGGCCGGAGCACAGCGCGGGCTGAATGAACTGCTGGGCTGAAGGTGGAAGTGTCGTTCATGAACCGCACGCCTGATGCTTAAAGTCGCCGCCTAGACTTGCCTTCAAGTCATTCGAGCCGCACAAGGAGAATCCATGAACCGTTCCCTGCCCCTCCT encodes the following:
- the queG gene encoding tRNA epoxyqueuosine(34) reductase QueG, whose translation is MLALPSSTNAAETLRDLAFELGFDVAGWASGQVPREAWQGYGEWLGSGRQAGMTYLETGAWRRADLSTSLLAAPQVGRVLALGISHAFEELVPPPGGLRAGRVARYAWTPDYHAQIEPRLSRLVREAAALGVRARGYVDHGPVMERDLAGRAFLGWHAKSGMLVSTELGAFVTLAVLLTDLPDEGDGPAHPDRCGRCTRCVSACPTGAIDADRAIDAGKCVSYLTIEHRGPVPWERRPGIGEWLLGCDVCCAVCPWSLKAGALAQALQPDPELAYPDLLGFFGLSEREFERRYGHTAHARPRRKGMARNAVTVAGNLREERLRPVLDLAAADPAWEVREAATYALTCWQDVAGLEKLRFDPHEQVRAGAQRGLNELLG